The segment ATTTAGTTTAATACATATCTCATTCCTATAAACATTCCCCTTTACTAAGAACATTCTTATTCATAGTTAGGCACATAATTTCATATTCGACACTTCCTTGGAAATTTCTTCGATAGCATTAGCCTCATTAGCTCTAATTTTCTTTGGGATCGTACAGTCAGATGACTTGTTCCCCATCTTGTTGCAATCGAAGCATTTTCCTTGAAATTTTTGCTTCTTGAAAACACCATCTTTTAGTCTCAATTTAGGCCCATTTTGCGATTGTTTTCATTTCTTGAAGTCTTTCTTAGCTTCTACGATGCTTGCCCTATCAACATTGTCATTTGCTGCTTTGTTAAGCCTCTTTTCTGAACCTTTATTATCTTCTTCAATCCAAAGTCTGACAATTAGGTCTTTCACTGACATTTCCTTTCTTTGTGCTTTAGGTAATTTTTGAAATCATTCCAAGTAGGAGGCAACTTTTCAATAATGGCTGCCACTTGGAAAGATTCAGTTCTTATCATCTCTTCAACAAGAATTCCGTGAATGATCAGTTGAAGTTCCTGCACTTGATTTACAACTAATTTAGCATCAACCattacaaaattcaaaaatttagcaACTAATAACTTTTTAGATCTAGCATCATCAGTTTTGTATTTATGGTCCAACGATGTCCATAATTCCTTAGTTGTTTTCTTTACACTATACACTTTGTACAATGCATCCAACAATCCATTCGGGATGTAGTTTCGGCATAGGAAATCTGAATGTTTCCAAGCTTCAACAGCAGTGAAAGCGGTAACTTCATCTACCTCGCCCTCTTTACTAGTAGGAGGTCATCTTTCAAAAATTTGGCCAAGTTCAATATGGTCaaataaaacaatattttttGTTGCCAAGTCTTGAAATTCTGTCCTGAGAATTTTGTAAGTTTCTCGTTGTGGCTTACAGCAGCCGCCACCAGTAATACTGAGCTTTGGATCAAAGATTGTGTTTGAACCAAATCTTCAGATTGCAAATTGATTGAATAGGTAGGAGTCTTCATTTTTCTGTTACAAAAGAAAACTAGAATTAGAAAACTTATCTACTTTTGTTAGACGGCAAGAATCTAATAAAACCCGAAACAAAAGTTTATACGgtctaataaaaaatataataaaacaatgCACCAGGTAGGTAACCCTAAAAAAAAAGTGGTGCACTCGGCATGctttaaataccaagtctttcaaggaaccaatcctagacatgcattctCATATTGTCTTTTTAATTCACCGTcgataaatttcttttaattcatttaaagcCACAATTAAGCCTACCATAAATAGAAAAATTTCCCTTTGATTTgttaaacaaaatcaaaattaattttgttaAACAGCAGGATTAAATCCTaaacaaaattatatcattaaattagaataaaatctaTTAAACGATTAATTTTGTTAAACAGCAGGATTAAATCCTaaacaaaattatatcattaaattagaataaaatctaTTAAACGATGGGAATAAATCCCGAAATAGAATTATTTGATTACATCTTTGTTTGGAAACAAAACAATATCGAATAAAATCTTGTTTGATGGcggaataattttatttaatttaattcaatttagaaataaaataaaatcttattagACGAAGGAATAAATCTCGAACcagattttatttaattctattctaatttagaaacaaaataaaatcaaataaaatattgtTAAAAAACGGAAATAAATCACAaaaaagattttatttaatttaatttttcgttTTTGGCAACAAATCAAAGTGTAATAAATCCGTTGAACGGCAGAAATCAATCTCAAAACAAATTTTATGTTACTCGTTTTTGGCaataaaacagaatttgaaataaAATCGTTGAACAACGAGAATCAATCCCAGAACAGATTTTGTTTAGTTGgttttggaaataaaataaatttggaATAAAATCATTGAACGGTGGGAATTAATCTCgaaatgaattttattttacctttaatttcttgtttggaaataaaataaaataaattgaataaatccGTTGAACGGTGGAAATCAATCTCGAAATAGATTTTACCTATTtttaatttagaaacaaaatcaaataaaatctgTTAAACAACGGGAAAATTTCGAAAcaaattttattagttttaatatttatttggaaattaaaaacaaataataatagaAGAAAAGGAAATCTGTTGAATGACGGAAAATCCCGaaacaaatttattttttaaaaaaattgattatcgaaaaaatataaaaaaaaatttcttcacTTTGGTGTTGTGTCGGATTAGAAAATTGCAAATAAGCAAATTTATCTTAAGATTATTGGACAAAACACATTAgcaaacaaaataaattaattataaataaatacatataaaataaaatatgaacaaAATTATTTATAGTTAATTTATCAAATACGAAAATCAAATGAAACCATAATAAACAATTGAAATAAAGGAGAATCGAGATCTTATGAAACGTTGAGGCTTGTGAAACACAATTTCCTTAAGACAGATTCGACCGCTCTTATAGTACTTAGAGTAACGTTGGTCGAATGTCTCCCAGGATACAACAACAGCACTGGTCGAAGTAGTAGCACCTCTACCACGATCAATCGAATGAACAATACTTTTTTCTATCACcgaaatatttaaaaaaacatgAAAAGTGAAAAAGGATATTTTTTAGAACAACAGAATTTCGGCAAGAGAAATTCTTAGAGAGTATAAGAGTGTGCAAAAACCCTTCAGATTCATGGCCTTTTATAGGCATGGAGAGtgttgaaattttagaaaaaaaatccctaaaatctgctattaaattaatttcatttaaaattttaaacagacTTGTGGGAATCAAATTACTAAGATAAGTTTCCATATATGAGCAGATTTTGTTTGATGAGGAAAATAAATTCGAGTTGGGCTAAAATATCCGCAGGCCCAATTGTGCCCAATCGGTATGGACATTTTGCATCGCCCACATCGTGTGGGTGCACCCCAACCTTGTCGAGTTTGGACCTGCACCCCCTTGCACGTGAGGCAATATTACAAACTTAACCATTCAATTACTTTTTAAGAGAGTTTAAATATATAAACACATCATACACTTGGTATTTAACTAATGTAAAAGAAAAGGTCTCATGGATATGATATACCattttgagcatcaatttctcattcatcactcaaccattttgataTAATATACCATTGTAAAGGTCTCATAGAgtagaatataaaaccataaatTATGGTTCAACTCTCCACCTTTACCTATTTAGAATTTGCCTCAAAGTTCccataaaatgtaattttttcaacaaATATTTGTAATCTTTAGAGGGTAGCCACCATTTTCTCAATGCCAACTAAATTTATAGTCTTTGTAAACTAATGAAAAGATCGTAAGCAATGGGAAACAGCCAAcatcatataaaaataaaacccCAACGTTAAACTGAATTCAAacaaataaaaagtaaaattcataaaaaaaaagaaagaaaaaaagaattaaTAGAGAAAAATATCAAATCTTGTACATAGAGAAAAAAACTTAATTGACATATTTCATGCACTTGATAGATTGCATTTGAGGAACATTAAGAGACTATTACGGACGATTAAAGGGAATGGaataaagtaaaagaaaagaatgTAATCCAGTAATAAAAGCAAAGCAAAAAAGGCAACATgtcttaaatatataaatatatatatatatatatatatatatattcaattaatTTCTAAAACTAGTTGCACATTACTCATACATTgtagtatatatatacatgcattggTTGCTAGTTCTTCACAACTTGGCAATTAGCCCCAAAAAACAACCATTAATTAGTGTTGAATCTCTACATATATTGCGAAACAATGAGTTTAGTTCATGTCTTTTTTTCTTTAAtctttgggacattggcatctcTTATCATGTCTCGTACAATCCATGAAACCTCCATTGTTGAAAAACGTGAGCAATGGATGGTTGACTACGGCCGAGAATATGAGAGCGAATTAGAGAAGGAGAAACGTCTTAATATATTCAAAGAGAACTTGGAATATATTGAGAGCTTCAACAATGGTGGAAATAAGAGCTTTAAGCTAGGTTTAAATGAATATGCAGACATGACACAAGATGAATTCCTTGCGGCTCACACCGGATATAAGTTACAAGATTACCCCACATTGTCCAAATCAAcatcatatatgtatgaaaatttttcaGATTTTCCCGAATCAACGATGGCTGCAGGCTTGGATATAAGCTTTGATTGGAGGGACCATGGAGCCGTCACTCCTGTTAAGCAGCAGGGCAAATGTAGTAAGTGTTAATATATGTGTGTAAAGATTAATGcacttatattttaataataaaatcttcaaatttcatAGAgtatgaaaagaaaattttaagatttcTTTTCGGTAGCGTGCAATTAGAGGATTAGTACACATGCATCTATGGTGGAGACATATTCACACTATATAAACACTATGTTTAAAGGACGTTACCCAAATAAagatctatcatttacttcattaAATATTTAAACTCAAGTGGATTCTATGAATGAATAATCCTTTACTACTAAATCAATCACTGtagtttaaattatatatatatatatatatatatatatatatatatatatttctaaataGAATAAAAACTTTATGTTATAATGTGTAGAATTATATAGTTAAATTTAATGTTTGATTTTgtcaaaataaaagaagaaattaaCCGGTTTGGGATCATATTTATCACTCTTATTGTGCCTTCATTTTAGATTATTACTataatttcaataaatatatCATTACAATTTCAATGTATATATCATCATTTTGTCCAaaagaaatcattaaaattaaaagtttaatattaaacttcaattaaattaaattttgatattGTTGAAAAACTTTAGTAGAATATCATTTTGGCTTGAAGAGTTTAGAAATTGAGTAATAAATTTTACCTGAACTTTtgcaaataattttattatttaattaagaaGGGTTACTTTCCATTTATTTGTGCAGACTGTTGTTGGGCATTTTCAGCAGTGGCAGCCATTGAAGGGATACTCCAAATCAAAACAGGGAAATTAATCTCATTATCGGAGCAACAATTGTTGGATTGCAGCACAAATGGAGGGAACAAAGGGTGCGACGGTGGACTGATGACGAATGCTTACGATTACATCACCCAAAACCAAGGGATAACCACCGAAAAAGACTACCCATATCTCGAAATCCAAGAAGCTTGCGACTTAGTGAAACAGTCGATCAAAGCAGCCACCCTCAATGGCTATGAAACATTGCCTGTAAACGATGAAAACGCCATGTTTAAGGCGGTGGCGAATCAACCTGTATGCATTGGAATCGATGGGAGTGGACAAGCCTTCCGGTTTTTTCAAGGTGGTGGAGTGTTTAATGGAGATTGTGGCAGTGATTTAAACCATGCAATCACCATTGTTGGATACGGGACGAGTGAAGAAGGGGTAGACTATTGGATCGTGAAGAATTCATGGGGAGGAAATTGGGGTGAGAATGGGTTTATGAAGATTCAAAGAGGGGTGAATAAATGTGGTATCGCCATGCGAGCTTCTTATCCAGTTGCATGAGTTCATATAATTATGGCCTTTCCTTCTGTTACAATATCTTTATTTGAAAAAGGATAAAAGTAATGCTTTAACTTtcttagggtgtatttataaaaCAAACATAGCTTTTTTTGACCTTTTAATGGATAGCATTCTTGACATAAGTTCATGAGTGAACCATTTCATACTCTTCTTATGCAGTTTCATGTCCTTGTcaacttttcaattttttattttttttacatctTTTATTCATTGAACTATTAGGAATATCAAAATGGGTTTGGGAATGAGTTTCAGGAGATCAATATAATCATCACCTATAACATCATGATTTTCCAATGTTGTTTCATTTTGCGAGATTAAATTATCAATGTTATCAATAGACTTCCACCATCTTTGATTACAGAAGATTGTCTTTGTTGTTTTAGCTTTGATGCTGTCCCAATATGCTTTCCATTGACTCAATTCATAACCTATTAggagtgttagaattaagtgacccgaatccttatttaaataaaatatagtggtaaaataaaataaaagaagaatccatatagaattacacttcttttattttattttagaataaggttttttaaaccttattaaattctatctatttaatattgattagaataaggtgtttcagtctttctagaatatggctttacaagcctataaatagacatagtctattcctcttgtaattaattcgaattcgacatagtgaattttcttcttctctgcctgtggtttttttctcgaaagggtttccacgtaaaaatctttgtgtatttttattttttattttattttcacaaggAGAAATGAATAACGAATGACCAGCTTAGCTCATCTAATTCTCAATTGATTCCAGCTCACCAGGCTTAACAAATTCACCTACCTTTGTCTCTTATGAAAATATTTCTTTACAAATTCTGTTATATCCCTTGTATATTAGGAGCACTCAAGCACCTTGTTTCACATAATTAAGAGAAcaatttcctttttcattattattttttcatgGTATCAgagtgaatttttttttcttttcacttttggCCATGGATTCTAGTTCTACAGATTCTGTGATTGCGATTGCGAAGTTCTTTAATCATGTTACATCTACTTCTCAAAAGGTTGTCATTCTTGTCGACGACAGTAATTTCCTCACCTAGAAGTAACATGTGCTTCTTGTTATCAAAACCCATCGCCTTCACTCTTACATTGATGGCTCACTTACTATTCCACCTCAAATGTTGACTATTGATTATGGTGTTTCTGTGCAGAATCCAGCGTTCATTCAATATGAGCAGTAGGATTCCATTCTCTCGAAGTGGCTTCTTTCCACTGTTAGTGCGTCTTTGCACAATCAGTTAATTGGGAGTTCCTCATTTGCATTTGAACTCTACTCGAGTCTTTGGTACGCAATATGCTACCATGGCTATGTGTTATCGCTCTCTTCTCCACAACTTCAACAACAATGATCTGTCTCCAAATCCCTCTATATCTAATGCTCAAAACACGCAGTCGTCTGATCCTGTTCCTCATCTCTCTCCTAGCAACACTCATCACTTGGTCACTAGGAGAAAGGCTAGTATCTTCAAACTAAAAGTATACACTGCTTACATTACTTTTATCAGGTTTATTGAACCAACCACCATTCAGGAAGCTATGGTTATTCCCTCATGGAAAGATACTGTTCATGATAAATTACAAGCCTTGATTCGAAATAACACTTAAGATTTGGTGCCTCTACCTTTAGATTTCTCGCTTGTTGGATGTAAATGGTTGTTTAAGACTAAAAAGAACCCTGATGGGAGTGTTGCTTGAAACAAGGTCAAACTCGTCACTCAAGGCTTCTCCCAGATTGCTGACATGGATTATCACGAAACCTTTAGCCTTGTTGTCAAGGCTAACATGGTAAGAACATTGTTTTTTTTAGTCGTGTCAAGAAAGTGGAAGATTAGGTTGGTGTATGTCAACAACACCTTTTTAAATGGAGACTTGATTGAGGAAGTCTTCATGTAACAACCATCAGGTTTCGAGGTAGTAGATGATAATGGTAATTTGTTGGTTTGCAAGTTGAACAAGGCCCTTTATGGCTTGAAACAGGCTCAACAAGCACAAACTACAGTTTTGATTTTCTCTGTGCACATTCTGGGGCTATGCTGCAAATACAGAGGATACAAATGTGTTGACAAGACTGGTCGAGTTTATATTTTCAGGCATGTTCAGTTTGATGAAGGTGTTTTTCCTTATGTCATAATTTCTTCGGTTCCTTCAGTTACCAATTCTGATGCTTCAGAATCCTTATTTACTCTACCAGCTATTATAATGCCTCTTTTTGTTGCTCATCTTCCCTTTCTAGACAACACCTCCATTGGTTCTACCATGTCTCCCTCGGTTGTTGTTCATACTAAGAGTTCCTAACCACCGTCTTCTACAAACTAAAATGCTTTTGGTGACAATGATCTGTCTTCAAATCCTTCTACACCTGATGCTCAAAACACGTAATCATCCGATCATATTCCTTATCTCTCTCCTAGTAACACTCATCACATGGTCACTAGGAGCAAGACTGGTATCTTCAAACCAAAAGTTACACTGCTTACACTGTGTTTATCAGCTCTATTGAACCAACCACCATTCAGGAAGCTATGGTCATTCCCTCACGAAAAGATGTTGTTCATGATCAATTACAAGCCTTGATTCGAAATAACACTTGGGATTTGGTGCCTCTACCCTAGATTGCTCTCTTGTTTGATGTAAATGGTTGTTTAAGACTAAAAAGAACCCTGATAGGAGTGTTACTTGAAACAAGGTCAAACTCGTAGCTCAACGCTTCTCCTATATTGTTGGCATGGATTATCACGAAACCTTTAGCCTTGTTGTCAAGGCTAACATGGTAAGAACATTTTTCTCCTTAGTCGTGTCAAGCAAGTGAAAGATTAGGTTGGTGGATGTCAACAATGCCTTCTTAAATAGAGACTTGATTGAGGAAGTCTTCATGTAACAACACTAAGTTTCGAGGTAGTAGATGATAATTGTAATTTGTTGGTTTGCAAGTTGAACAAGGTTCTTTCTGGCCTGAAATAGGCTCTTCGAGCCTGGTTTCAAAAGCTTCATAATTTTTTAGTTCAACATCTGCATTTTAAGTCCTCTAGAGCTTATTCCTCATTTTTTTTCAAGAACTCTTCTTTTGGGGGAAATGTGTTTCTTcttgtatatgttgatgatatcatTATCACCGGTGATTCTGATcttgaaattgaaaaagttgtttTATTCTCCGCATAGTCTATTTTCTTTGAAAGATTTCGGACCTCTTAGTTATTTTTTTGGACTGGAAGTAACTAAGCATGGTGATAGTATGCATATTTCTCAGTAGAATATGCCCGATAATTATTAGATAAAGCAGATATAGGAAATGGAAAGCCAATTTCTACACCTATGGTAAGCTCACCAACTCTATCCTCTCTTGTTGGTTCTCATTTACATGATGGAACCAAATATAGGAAGATTGTTGAAGGTCTCTAGTATGTCTACATGATAAGGCCAAATAGTATGTTTGTAGTTCATAAGGTAAGTTAATATATGCATTTGCCTTTTAATGTCCATTGGACTACTGTTAAAAGAATTTTAAGGTACATTCGAGGCACACTAAACTATGGGCTACTGTTTCAACCTTCAGTGGTTAACTTAAAAGGATTTTGTGATGCTAATTGGGCTAGTTCCATTGAGGATCGTAAGTCTACATCTGGATTTTGTATTTATCTTGGTGACAACCTGATTGGATGGTCTTCTAAGATGTAATGAGTGGTTTCTCGATCCATATCAAAGGCTAAATAGAAGCTTAGCAAATGCCGCTACAGAAATCACATGGTTTCAGTCCTTACTCAATGAAATTGGCATGCCTTTACAATGAGCTCTAGTAGTTTGGTGTGACAATTCTAGCACAGTGTCTTTAGCAATGAATCCAGTGTTGCATGCTTAAGTCAAGCATGTTGAGCTTGATATCCATTTTGTACGAGACAAGGTCTTGGATGGCAGATTGCAAGTGAACTATGTCCTTGGACATGATCAAGTAGCTGATATCTTGACAAAACCATTAACTGCTGCAAGTTTTTCCAAGTTTCGAGATAGGCGAAATGTTGATGCTCTTAAAGAACTTCAACAATGCAATACAAGGGGAATATTAGGAGAAATGAATAACAAACAGAATGACCAGCTTAGCTCATCCAATTTTCAACTGATTCCAGCTTACCAGGCTTAACAAATACATCTTCTTTTGTCTCTTATGAAACTATTCCTTTAAAAATTCTATTATATCCCTTGTATATAAGGAGCACTCAGGCTCCTTGTTTTACATGATTAAGATAAaaatttcctttttcattattattttgtcATAACCTAATGTTTTGAAACCAAATCGGATTGACTACCTCTATGAACTAGAAATTTCATGAATGGTAGAGAACCAGTTAAAGTTCAACAGAAAAACAGGATAAAAAATCAGTAAAATtcattataattatgttttagcccaaatgttttggttttggttttctaACCTAATAGGACAAGTCTATTGTCTAATATACCCAAATCTTTTGTCATTTAGCTTTATTTGCTCTCCTTTAACATCAATCACTAACTGCCACCTCTTTctcttttatagtttctttttttttttcatttttagctTGCCTTCTACTATTTGCACTCTATCCAATAAAATGCTTAGACTAAAATAAGGAAACGTAGGAGTTTATATAAGAAATATAAAGTTTTAatagagagaagaaaaaaatatgtaacgaccctgtaacgcccaaaattttgggcctagaagttttgggattTGAGCATAGGGACAGTGAGAAGGCTGGACGTATGAGTTTGGCTGCGCATTAAGTAGCAGAATAGGCCTACTAGTCTGGTGGTTGAATGAGTGTTAGCATACCTCAAGGTTCTGAGTTCGAGTCCCTGTATGggaattttggaaatttttttttttgtttttaggttaaataattattttgttatgggtttattattatatgtttttttattttgcttttttcttttttttttcacgttcttttctttttttattcttcTTCGGTTTTCTCTTTTTGCCTCTCTTTGTTTTCTATGAAATCGATTACTGACTGATTGTGGAATTCTGCTCCCCTGTCGTCATCTTCAATCACATATCAGGTGTGGGATTTGAACCTTGTTTACAGTTTCCTTTTCTGTTTATTTTGTTTGTGAACATTTGTTTTTGGCTTTTCTTGATTGAATGCTAACCCATTGATTTTAGGTTTTTAGTAGATGGAAGTGATGCGAAATCGTCATTTTTTGGTGGTTGTTGATAGAGCAAAGGTTAGGGAGAAGTTTGGTGGCTAAAACGGTGGTTTCGGGGATGTTTTGGATTGGTTTCGTGACCTCTCCGATGTTCACACGGGTATGTGtaatggcacacgggcgtgtaggttTAGGAATTAGGGTTCCGAGCAAAATTTAGGTGCGATTTGGGGATTTTTGTCGAGTTTCCTTCATAGGCCGTGTCACttgggtacacgggcgtgtgggtttgggaattagggttttggGTGAATTTTGgggccaca is part of the Gossypium arboreum isolate Shixiya-1 chromosome 5, ASM2569848v2, whole genome shotgun sequence genome and harbors:
- the LOC108481537 gene encoding ervatamin-A-like encodes the protein MSLVHVFFSLIFGTLASLIMSRTIHETSIVEKREQWMVDYGREYESELEKEKRLNIFKENLEYIESFNNGGNKSFKLGLNEYADMTQDEFLAAHTGYKLQDYPTLSKSTSYMYENFSDFPESTMAAGLDISFDWRDHGAVTPVKQQGKCNCCWAFSAVAAIEGILQIKTGKLISLSEQQLLDCSTNGGNKGCDGGLMTNAYDYITQNQGITTEKDYPYLEIQEACDLVKQSIKAATLNGYETLPVNDENAMFKAVANQPVCIGIDGSGQAFRFFQGGGVFNGDCGSDLNHAITIVGYGTSEEGVDYWIVKNSWGGNWGENGFMKIQRGVNKCGIAMRASYPVA